One Thermoanaerobacter kivui genomic window, CAAAACATTACGACCACTTTTGGTAGACATTCTCTTTCTAAAACCGTGCTCTTTTTTTCTATGTCTTTTCTTGGGTTGATAAGTACGAAGCATTAGTACACCTCCTAAAACCTAAAAAATGCTATAAAAATTATAGCGTTAAATCAAGGTCATGTCAACAACAGTTATAAGATATTTTTAGAAGCTCAAAGTTATCAACAGGCCACTTGTTTGTCTACAGGGTTTGTAGATAAAATTATTTTTC contains:
- the rpmH gene encoding 50S ribosomal protein L34, which encodes MLRTYQPKKRHRKKEHGFRKRMSTKSGRNVLKRRRQKGRHRLTA